The following proteins are encoded in a genomic region of Coffea eugenioides isolate CCC68of chromosome 6, Ceug_1.0, whole genome shotgun sequence:
- the LOC113773151 gene encoding alpha N-terminal protein methyltransferase 1-like, whose translation MNAGGLASNGRQFKNPDEMWREEVGDQSKKSEWYNKGVSYWQGVEATVDGVLGGYGHVNDADIKASEAFLNTLLAERFTDAGRGHHLVALDCGSGIGRVTKNLLIRYFNEVDLLEPVSHFLEAARGNLAPENLLVSDSYKAANFYCLPLQDFTPDAQRYDCIWIQWCIGHLADDDFVSFFKRAKGGLKPGGFFVLKENIARAGFVLDEEDKSVTRSDSYFKELFNQCGLHIWKMKDQKGFPDELFAVKMYALTTEIPKIVNPSKTRRQSKNRPGVIK comes from the exons ATGAATGCTGGTGGGTTAGCCTCCAACGGCCGTCAATTCAAGAACCCAGATGAGATGTGGAGAGAAGAGGTTGGTGATCAATCCAAGAAGTCTGAGTGGTACAATAAAGGTGTTAGCTATTGGCAA GGTGTAGAGGCAACAGTGGATGGTGTGCTGGGCGGATATGGGCATGTGAATGATGCAGATATAAAGGCAAGCGAGGCATTTCTGAATACCCTTTTGGCTGAGAGGTTCACTGATGCTGGCAGAGGCCACCATCTTGTTGCTCTCG ATTGTGGGTCTGGCATTGGGAGGGTTACCAAGAATCTTCTTATAAGATACTTTAATGAG gTTGACCTTCTTGAACCAGTGTCGCATTTTCTGGAGGCTGCTCGAGGAAATTTAGCCCCAGAGAATTTACTGGTCTCAGACTCGTACAAGGCTGCCAATTTCTATTGCCTTCCACTTCAG GACTTCACTcctgatgcacaaagatatgaTTGCATATGGATTCAGTGGTGTATTGGGCATCTTGCAGATGATGACTTTGTATCATTCTTTAAGCGGGCAAAG GGGGGCCTCAAACCTGGTGGTTTCTTTGTTTTGAAGGAGAATATCGCTAGAGCTG GATTTGTGCTGGATGAAGAAGATAAGAGTGTTACACGATCTGATTCATACTTCAAGGAGCTGTTCAATCAATGTGGATTGCATATTTGGAAAATGAAG GATCAGAAAGGATTTCCTGATGAATTATTTGCTGTGAAGATGTATGCGTTAACAACTGAAATACCAAAGATAGTTAATCCATCCAAAACGAGGAGGCAGTCAAAAAACAGGCCTGGCGTGATCAAATGA